attttttatcattttccttTCTCGCCGAATTCTCGAGGAGCACTTCTTACTGCGAGAAGTCTTAACATTCAAttagaggtaatttttttaattcatttttttcattatcaagtataattttatattttttttagattaaagaAGTAAATTTGGTGACAGGAGAGCAAATGAAGCCATGGTTTCTTGCAATCAATCCTCAACATGCAGTACCTGTCATTAACGACAATGGTCATATTTTGACAGAATCTCGAGCTATTTCGCAATATTTGGTAAACTCGAGAGCTCCGGGAAGTGCAATGTATCCAAATGATCCGAAACTTCGTTCAATAGTTGATCAACGTTTGAGTTTTGATGCTACTACAGTTTTTGCTCGAATGGCAAAAATTCTtgtaagtttataaaaatattttttattcaaaatttaatatttttttagttggattttttttttttttttacaacacacaatttattttttggtgaattgatttaaatttttttttttttttttttaattaaaattattttatttttttttatttcatttttaatttttttcattttgtattttttaattttttaaatttattaattttaattatttaatttttttctttttcaaaattcaggGAGATATCTATAAAGGAGaaacagaaattaaaaaagaaaatatcgaCAGTATCTACGAAGCTTTTAAATGGCTTGACGACATTCTTTCTAAAAGTAAA
The sequence above is drawn from the Culicoides brevitarsis isolate CSIRO-B50_1 chromosome 1, AGI_CSIRO_Cbre_v1, whole genome shotgun sequence genome and encodes:
- the LOC134837875 gene encoding glutathione S-transferase D7-like, with the protein product MNPIIFYHFPFSPNSRGALLTARSLNIQLEIKEVNLVTGEQMKPWFLAINPQHAVPVINDNGHILTESRAISQYLVNSRAPGSAMYPNDPKLRSIVDQRLSFDATTVFARMAKILGDIYKGETEIKKENIDSIYEAFKWLDDILSKSKWMAGDNVTIADTTMLATLSTLFVTKLDKYPKLQRWFDQCKEKLPGFEENAKAVEGYTNFLKSKLTKGF